The following coding sequences are from one Pocillopora verrucosa isolate sample1 chromosome 5, ASM3666991v2, whole genome shotgun sequence window:
- the LOC131782260 gene encoding LOW QUALITY PROTEIN: serrate RNA effector molecule homolog (The sequence of the model RefSeq protein was modified relative to this genomic sequence to represent the inferred CDS: inserted 1 base in 1 codon) yields the protein MGDSDDEHDRRRARDKFRRERSDYNDRRRDREERSSRRDEWSDRRREPSWESRRRGEYREFDRGRRDSSGRHQEMSPPIKRVRRDWDEPYHGAGDYNVPYSGVPTHNTWSHPDVQQLQASQQQDARQQRVEVEQQPHPQASPGPAMMTFKQFLNAQDDNIGDEEAFRKYQEYKMEFRKTQINDFFLQHKEEEWFRMKYHPKEMALKQKEYKKSMQRRLSVFLNLLKSGRADDISLDIDNSEAIIKLLDAVVIKLEGGLDSDLVVLDCPPTPPPERRRSSSNPLMSPQTDDMATDDKKEETLKNMKEIKKDPETGPVSPSSVPLPSAPPPASAKAAATKKENGDVKVMSISNPTLEQQQLQHQAQQYYHQQQLYYQQQYYSNYDPQQQQEQYSKQYPQGQQQELPQTSQPDKDPPAQQKGSKKEDEPKKKRKRRHREPYYYDAMDDDESESESESDSEPEPAPPGEEMSPMDTGKEDELLPPGVDAGPEGVQENLQQPVVDDPSKASQVENIVQLPTSSSNAKLQTSTDHKPDSCEPSVGSSQPETSTSSNGALTEGGSSHAIVETSGETELSDGTPADSTQGLQGKERNQEYEVETSSTEQAESSSSVPEKDAYQVGSTDNGTSTMQKEYNSEIFPEPSSSEAQGKVVSMEAEPSSASSLPSELTKPASEQVLQKAEAMEGGETKEDSNKVSXKKEIVEETSPVKDIPKENKEKMIEEKEKDTTEEGEEKDEANGSDGKQVCVTAEPRALHKTFSLFMRSVPPNISKADISAICKRFAGFLRVALSDPSPERKFVRRGWITFDRSVNIKEICWDLNNIRVKDVELSPVVNRDLSRRVRPVAGAALAKQAIRHDIKLAARLIREFDKRAALYEKETKEETEAREKAEKEAAERTEEGEECEAKPADECEIPDLPNENPILSSLSQDAAEEEEGEEMELMRTASTSQGDTEEKPEVDLSCDSSLMRVLDRLILYLRVVHSVDYYNGTDYPYEDEMPNRCGIIHVRGATPDKCTLSEVQEWQTGINQKLEPFLQEKESLKDEEVAQLGKKDPEAEIEKFVEANTQELAKDKWLCPLSGKKFRGPDFVRKHIFNKHMDKVEAVKMEAEFFNNYLSDPRRPQIPEFPTPQRPPGNHVGQMYGHQPAQTMMGWGPRPQMVMYGPRGPYTPPAYGGYGHEMYGGRGHTFPPKPRRFGFGGGRNRVSERGGFHRDPRQIIQYKDLDAPDDAEAF from the exons ATGGGGGACAGTGACGACGAACACGACAGGAGACGGGCTCGAGATAAATTTCGTAGAGAAAGAAGTGATTATAACGATCGAAGACGCGACCGTGAAGAGAGATCTTCACGTCGAGATGAGTGGTCCGACAGACGCCGTGAACCATCTTGGGAAAGTAGACGGCGAGGAGAGTATAGAGAATTTGATCGAGGAAGAAGAGATAGCTCTGGGAGACACCAAGAAATGAGTCCTCCCATAAAAAGAGTTAGAAGAGATTG GGATGAGCCGTATCATGGGGCAGGAGACTACAATGTACCTTACAGTGGTGTTCCAACCCATAACACATGGTCACACCCAGATGTTCAACAGCTACAAGCATCACAGCAGCAGGATGCTAGACAACAAAG GGTAGAAGTTGAACAACAGCCACACCCTCAAGCAAGTCCTGGCCCAGCCATGATGACTTTTAAACAGTTCCTTAATGCTCAAGATGACAATATTGGTGATGAAGAAGCTTTtagaaaatatcaagaatataAAATGGAGTTCAGAAAAACTCAAATTAACGATTTCTTTTTGCAACACAAAGAGGAAGAATG GTTTAGGATGAAATACCATCCTAAAGAAATGGCCCTTAAGCAAAAGGAATATAAAAAATCAATGCAGCGTCGCCTCTCTGTATTTCTGAACTTACTTAAAAGTGGAAGGGCCGATGATATATCACTGGATATTGATAACTCTGAAGCCATCATTAAGCTTCTTGATGCAG TGGTTATCAAGTTAGAAGGAGGCTTGGATAGTGATCTGGTTGTGTTGGACTgtccacccacccctccccctgaAAGAAGACGATCATCATCAAATCCTCTTATGTCTCCACAAACTGATGATATGGCAACTgatgataaaaaagaagaaacccttaaaaatatgaaagaaatcaaaaaag ATCCAGAAACTGGCCCTGTCTCACCATCATCTGTTCCTCTTCCATCTGCCCCTCCACCAGCATCAGCAAAAGCTGCTGCAACCAAAAAGGAGAATGGGGATGTGAAGGTTATGTCCATTAGTAATCCCACTCTGGAGCAACAACAGCTTCAGCATCAGGCTCAGCAGTACTACCATCAGCAACAGCTCTATTATCAGCAACAG TATTATAGCAATTATGATCCTCAACAACAGCAAGAACAATATTCAAAGCAATATCCACAGGGACAACAGCAAGAATTGCCACAGACATCCCAACCAGATAAAGATCCACCTGCACAACAGAAAGGCTCTAAAAAG GAAGATGAGCCAAAAAAGAAACGGAAGAGACGCCATCGTGAACCTTATTATTATGATGCCATGGATGATGATGAGAGCGAAAGTGAGTCTGAATCTGACTCTGAGCCTGAGCCTGCTCCCCCTGGGGAAGAAATGTCACCAATGGATACTGGAAAAGAGGATGAATTGTTGCCTCCAGGGGTAGATGCTGGGCCAGAAGGTGTACAAGAAAACTTGCAGCAACCTG TGGTAGATGACCCTAGCAAGGCAAGCCAGGTTGAAAACATTGTTCAACTTCCTACCAGCTCATCAAATGCTAAACTGCAGACATCGACTGATCATAAACCAG ATTCATGTGAGCCTTCTGTGGGTTCCAGTCAGCCAGAGACAAGCACCAGTAGTAATGGTGCTTTAACTGAGGGTGGGTCATCTCATGCTATAGTTGAAACCAGTGGAGAAACAGAACTGTCAG ATGGCACACCTGCAGATTCAACTCAAGGActacaaggaaaagaaagaaaccagGAATATGAGGTTGAAACAAGCAGCACAGAGCAGGCAGAGAGTAGCTCATCTGTTCCAGAAAAGGATGCATACCAAGTTGGTAGCACTGATAATGGCACCAGTACAATGCAAAAAGAATACAACAGTGAAATTTTCCCAGAACCAAGCAGTAGTGAGGCCCAGGGTAAAGTAGTGTCCATGGAGGCAGAGCCATCAAGTGCATCTTCCTTGCCATCTGAACTGACCAAACCTGCAAGTGAACAG GTTCTCCAAAAAGCTGAAGCCATGGAAGGAGGGGAAACTAAAGAGGATTCCAACAAAGttt gaaaaaaggaaattgttgaaGAAACAAGTCCTGTCAAGGACATCccgaaagaaaataaagaaaaaatgatagaagaaaaagaaaaagatacaACAGAAGAGGGAGAGGAAAAGGATGAGGCAAATGGTTCTGATGGGAAGCAAGTCTGTGTGACAGCAGAACCCCGTGCATTGcataaaacattttcactgtTTATGAGAAGTGTACCACCAAAcatttctaaagctgacatttctgCT ATTTGTAAAAGATTCGCTGGATTTCTTCGGGTTGCCCTGTCAGACCCCAGTCCTGAAAGAAA ATTTGTTAGACGAGGATGGATCACTTTTGACAGGagtgtaaacataaaagaaatttgttgGGACTTGAATAACATACGG GTAAAAGATGTGGAGTTGAGTCCAGTTGTGAATAGGGATCTTTCCCGGCGAGTTCGACCGGTGGCCGGTGCTGCTTTGGCTAAACAAGCCATTCGGCATGACATCAAGTTAGCGGCGAGGCTCATCAGAGAGTTTGATAAGAGAGCTGCTTTATATGAGAAGGAGACCAAGGAAGAGACTGAAGCCAGGGAAAAGGCCGAGAAAGAAGCAGCTGAG AGAACGGAGGAGGGTGAAGAGTGTGAAGCTAAACCTGCTGATGAATGTGAAATACCGGACCTCCCGAATGAAAACCCGATTCTCTCTTCTCTTTCGCAAGATGCCGCCGAGGAAGAAGAAGGCGAGGAAATGGAGCTTATGCGAACAGCCTCAACTTCTCAGGGGGACACTGAGGAGAAACCCGAGGTTGATTTATCGTGTGACAGCAGTCTTATGCGTGTGTTGGATCGTTTGATTCTGTATTTAAGGGTGGTGCATTCAGTGGATTACTACAATGGCACAGACTACCCTTACGAAGATGAAATGCCCAATAGATGTGGTATCATTCATGTGCGTGGTGCCACGCCTGACAAGTGTACTCTGTCTGAAG TCCAAGAATGGCAAACTGGAATAAATCAGAAGCTTGAACCATTTCTACAAGAGAAAGAATCGCTCAAGGATGAAGAGGTTGCTCAGCTTGGAAAGAAAGACCCTGAAGC TGAAATAGAGAAGTTTGTTGAAGCAAACACTCAGGAACTCGCGAAAGATAAGTGGCTCTGCCCACTGAGTGGGAAAAAATTCCGAGGTCCTGACTTTGTTCGAAAGCACATCTTTAACAAACACATGGATAAAGTAGAAGCTGTCAAGATGGAG GCCGAGTTTTTTAACAATTACTTATCAGATCCCAGACGGCCACAAATACCGGAATTTCCCACACCTCAACGTCCACCTGGAAACCACGTGGGCCAAATGTATGGACATCAGCCCGCGCAAACCATGATGGGATGGGGTCCCAGGCCTCAAATGGTGATGTATG GCCCTCGCGGACCTTATACTCCCCCAGCATACGGAGGCTACGGTCATGAAATGTATGGCGGCAGAGGACATACGTTTCCCCCCAAGCCACGCAG atTTGGGTTTGGCGGAGGAAGAAATAGAGTAAGCGAAAG
- the LOC131782261 gene encoding uncharacterized protein — translation MASSARVVCWQNREEWLYVYRTLYNFDDPEGQKRGIDRVAAWKSRSMGKLPLAIECTVNLISAHLISTRNTHDQGRLTLAMAIVRFVNGMVDLDQKGKFARSVQTIAEEIGLPKWLVDIRHESAHQNLPSLETLRCGVRASLSWLQYEYWEAQLKIHDGNIKRLIELLEKYRELTLRPSVKSKKKAKSKTDNKLTQLSNSIADTVSKSNLWSLLPSLLFQKGMLVPSCEHISLSSINQSTKDGLFADLKTSEVIGEIFKIWKPLIEALDKSSPEFLMSTIHYLLVGDQSAITDKEKDLSLYYAEWVKHFLLLMSKEKCCEVPLMNILKIALENPTRSYLTIISKILEKMHLIDSSLKHKVLHLVEVFLEQPLSECCCVNDMEEFQESNLEEWMARRSKICTKTALQQDEGAPQWQQGSQQDSTLWHFIPFGEVLGADFELELSV, via the exons ATGGCTTCCTCTGCACGTGTCGTTTGTTGGCAAAACCGTGAGGAATGGCTCTATGTTTACAGAACTTTATACAATTTCGACGATCCAGAGGGTCAGAAAAGAGGAATAGATCGCGTGGCTGCCTGGAAAAGCCGCAGTATGGGTAAACTTCCCCTTGCTATCGAATGCACAGTAAATCTCATTTCAGCTCATTTGATATCCACACGCAACACTCATGATCAAGGCCGGTTGACTCTTGCGATGGCGATAGTACGCTTCGTAAATGGAATGGTTGATTTGGATCAGAAAGGAAAGTTTGCCCGCTCAGTGCAAACAATTGCAGAGGAAATAGGTTTACCTAAATGGCTGGTTGATATACGGCACGAGTCTGCACATCAAAATTTGCCTTCCTTAGAAACTCTCCGTTGTGGCGTACGAGCAAGCTTGTCATGGTTGCAGTATGAATACTGGGAAGCACAGCTTAAAATTCACGATGGGAACATAAAAAGATTAATAGAGCTACTCGAAAAGTACAGGGAACTAACCTTAAGACCCAGTGTCAAGAGTAAAAAGAAGGCGAAGAGCAAGACTGATAACAAACTAACACAACTGTCAAACTCCATAGCTGACACGGTATCTAAGAGCAATCTTTG gtctCTTTTGCCAAGTCTTCTGTTCCAGAAGGGCATGTTAGTCCCTTCTTGTGAGCACATAAGTTTATCAAGTATCAACCAATCAACTAAAGATGGCCTCTTTGCAGATTTAAAGACCTCGGAAGTCATAGGAGAGATATTTAAGATTTGGAAACCATTGATAGAAGCACTTGATAAATCGTCTCCAGAATTTTTAATGTCTACAATACATTATCTCCTTGTGGGAGACCAGTCTGCCATCACAGATAAAGAGAAAGACCTATCTCTTTATTATGCTGAATGGGTAAAACATTTCCTACTGTTGATGTCAAAAGAAAAGTGTTGTGAGGTTCCCTTGATGAACATTCTAAAAATTGCCCTGGAAAATCCAACACGGTCTTATTTGacaattatttccaaaatattggaaaaaatgCACTTGATTGATTCTAGCTTGAAACATAAAGTACTGCATCTTGTTGAAGTTTTTCTTGAGCAACCCCTTTCAGAATGTTGTTGTGTTAATGATATGGAAGAATTTCAAGAATCAAATCTGGAAGAGTGGATGGCAAGGAGAAGCAAAATCTGCACTAAAACTGCACTTCAACAAGATGAGGGAGCTCCTCAATGGCAACAAGGCAGTCAGCAGGATTCAACTTTGTGGCACTTCATTCCATTTGGAGAAGTTCTTGGAGCTGATTTTGAGTTAGAGTTATCAGTGTGA
- the LOC131782272 gene encoding uncharacterized protein, with protein MYSLSSVITDVEFTPAMVGLKGKIPKEECLLDEAQPAQSLKKDTEVSPMEIIDGQPTSAVESQSAEANSAINIETEITRENDFIVFTLSLGATPDQLSAVDDSLNKVCSSRANSENRAVSEKDFDKVTWSSTDDIKLQQGLVENESCLGEWKNSDSIDKSSGDVLVKEEEKIPSEVMASVAEDFSLDVQGPCISYSPREYSNDLRLSLSSSLMKEVSNSDDVLAFAASGKQYFPDIYQVTDNIDIQVLRRIVSTLNETSIERHCSLLGADKKTGDTPTTNSKLLMVGSSNEDIEEDISNRLSANKEDETNQESTSNAEDPDLSQTEDCGCLEETASISKSPLLDKEVTETLCEDTISVLVTAQKDAILERKEETPSCCRNLDQPNNTQITEVKDDSYETPLHLCLHTFLCESLCRFRHHELIQLLCATPDHRSINSATVESKSLLNFRNYVNDNLCDIHRDIPEPSSKLRFPIVHLACLLGKYKALEELSKIGFDPVSQTSKTKETPLHMVMRLIRHFEGTTHNLFLSDVVVNILKTLSRTTSVKVLLSIKDCRGNTVFHSLAELMGQRKLPLSAAMFLVYMFRVFVHFLLKDLSSSEVRSALWSSLKERNDIGQSVELLLMRSLHGAPLLKFLQHHLCGTRESSRVNSALKHEEVCVKPESDETSPGALKENQGLLTSSDSITTADPSTDSHAHLLSGTRHASIVDFILSTQCAISNSEKRTILAQFRAEYDKRLKSMEKRVLDVKQLLPQTPRQLKLKRNNLMKEARKVKSRISWNTGAMRKAIDKRNKQRREYNKINETISLVHELKKVIYG; from the exons ATGTATTCGTTGTCTAGTGTGATTACCGATGTTGAGTTTACGCCAGCTATGGTCggtttgaaaggaaaaattcccAAAGAGGAGTGTCTGCTAGATGAAGCCCAGCCTGcgcaaagtttgaaaaaagacaCCGAGGTTTCACCCATGGAAATCATTGACGGGCAACCCACGTCTGCTGTAGAAAGCCAATCAGCTGAGGCGAATTCTGCCATCAATATTGAAACAGAAATTACTCGTGAGAATGATTTTATTGTGTTTACATTGTCACTTGGTGCAACACCAGATCAGTTGTCTGCTGTAGATgattcattgaataaagtttgTTCTTCTAGAGCCAACAGTGAGAATAGAGCTGTGTCTGAGAAAGATTTTGATAAAGTGACATGGTCATCTACTGATGATATAAAATTGCAACAAGGTTTGGTGGAGAATGAGTCTTGTCTTGGTGAATGGAAAAATTCTGATTCTATAGACAAGTCGTCAGGGGATGTGCTGGTGAAGGAGGAAGAGAAAATACCATCTGAGGTAATGGCTTCTGTTGCAGAAGATTTTTCACTTGATGTACAAGGTCCTTGTATTAGTTATTCACCCAGAGAATATTCCAATGATTTGAGATTGTCCTTGTCATCTTCATTGATGAAAGAAGTGTCTAACAGTGATGATGTGTTGGCCTTTGCTGCAAGTGGAAAACAGTATTTTCCTGATATTTATCAAGTAACTGACAATATTGATATACAAGTTTTGAGAAGAATAGTGTCCACGCTGAATGAGACATCAATAGAAAGACACTGTAGTCTTCTGGGAGCTGACAAGAAAACTGGAGATACACCAACCACTAATTCTAAATTGTTAATGGTAGGAAGCAGTAATGAGGATATTGAGGAAGATATATCAAATAGATTGTCTGCTAACAAAGAAGATGAAACAAATCAGGAGTCTACGTCAAATGCTGAAGATCCTGATTTGAGCCAGACTGAAGACTGTGGCTGTTTGGAAGAAACAGCTAGCATTTCTAAGTCACCATTACTAGACAAGGAAGTTACAGAAACACTATGTGAAGATACTATAAGTGTCTTGGTGACTGCGCAGAAAGATGCCATTCTTGAAAGGAAGGAGGAGACACCATCTTGCTGCAGAAATCTTGATCAACCCAATAACACCCAAATCACTGAAGTCAAGGATGACTCTTATGAAACTCCCCTTCACTTGT gtctGCATACATTTTTGTGTGAGTCCTTGTGTCGTTTCAGACATCATGAACTGATTCAGCTGTTGTGTGCCACACCCGACCATCGAAGTATTAACTCAGCGACAGTGGAAAGCAAATCATTGTTAAATTTCAGAAACTATGTGAATGATAATTTGTGCGATATCCATCGTGATATCCCAGAGCCATCATCAAAACTGCGTTTTCCAATCGTTCACCTTGCCTGTCTTCTTGGTAAATACAAGGCATTAGAAGAACTGTCCAAAATTGGTTTTGATCCTGTGAGCCAGACGTCAAAAACCAAAGAGACACCTTTACATATGGTCATGCGGTTAATACGTCATTTTGAAGGAACGACGCATAATCTCTTTCTGTCTGATGTTGTTGTAAACATCTTGAAGACTTTGAGTCGCACAACTTCTGTAAAGGTTTTGTTGTCAATCAAAGATTGCAGAGGAAATACAGTTTTTCATTCTTTAGCGGAATTGATGGGTCAGAGGAAGCTGCCCTTATCGGCAGCAATGTTTCTTGTATACATGTTCAGAGTCTTTGTCCATTTTCTTCTGAAAGATCTAAGTTCTTCAGAGGTTCGGTCGGCATTGTGGAGTTCTTTAAAGGAGAGAAACGATATTGGGCAATCTGTTGAGTTATTATTAATGAGAAGTCTGCATGGCGCACCTCTGTTGAAGTTCCTCCAACATCATCTATGTGGTACAAGGGAGAGCTCAAGGG TAAATAGCGCACTGAAGCATGAAGAAGTTTGTGTGAAACCTGAGTCAGATGAAACCTCGCCTGGAGctctaaaagaaaatcaagGGCTACTCACATCTTCAGACAGCATCACGACCGCTGATCCTTCAACCGACTCGCACGCACACTTACTAAGCGGGACAAGACATGCAAGTATTGTGGATTTTATTCTTTCTACTCAGTGTGCAATCAGCAACTCAGAAAAAAGAACCATTTTGGCACAATTCCGTGCGGAGTACGACAAAAGACTCAAGTCTATGGAGAAAAGGGTTTTGGACGTGAAACAGCTTCTACCACAGACGCCACGACAACTTAAATTAAAACGAAATAATTTGATGAAAGAAGCTCGTAAGGTCAAATCGAGAATTAGTTGGAATACAGGGGCAATGCGGAAAGCTATAGATAAAAGGAATAAACAGCGACGAGAGTATAACAAGATTAATGAAACAATCAGTTTGGTCCATGAACTGAAGAAAGTTATCTATGGGTAA